Below is a genomic region from Equus caballus isolate H_3958 breed thoroughbred chromosome X, TB-T2T, whole genome shotgun sequence.
CAGTCAGGCAAATTCAGATCTCAAAAATACTGGGTGAAGACAGTTTGAACACTCAGGATTAAGTAATTATTCCATAGATAATTTCTGGCAAGCTATAGTCTGCTCTTGACTTTGCACACAGGTTGGTCTCTTCAAGTGCTATGGCTGGCATTACAGGTACAAATATCAGTAGAATATTACTCACTCAAGACAAAACAGCATTGCCCCTCTAAAGCAGATCAAAGAAAGTCTAAACTTCCAAGCACATCAATTCAGATAGGCAAGAAAAGGTCTACTGTAACATTTCTCGCCTGAATCACACAATTTGTTATCCAAGGTAACAAATCTGTGTTAAAATCCAAACATGACAAATGAACATCTATCATCTCTCTCAGGGAGTCACATCAGGAAATACTTGAAAGGCCATCTCATTTCGACAGCCAGGCATAGATTACTTCAAATGTCTTCTACTGTAGGGGCAGAAGACAATTCCTCTCCCCTCTAGgcccttctggctggtctaagaattaaattgacacgagacagaataacaggagaaaatcaaacacaacTTTgtaacacgtatacatgggagaaaccctgGGAAAGCTGAGTAACTTTCCAAAATGGCCAAGGtcgccaccttaaataccatcttcagctaaagacaaaggagactgttggaggtggggggagtcagcCATGGGAGAGTACCAGAAAAACACGGTAAACAAAAGTGAGGCTATTGTGCAGATTTAAGTCTGTGCTTGCACAtggataagagtttctagagataacgtcatccccctcttcctggtacagagagggagacacctttacaaatggacaTTTTCCTTAcatatgtaaatgtttcttacaaagggtaacttctacttggttttcagagcttttcctatgtctgcagtttttaaaaaataaccggccccaaataatcctcatgccaaagaggtGGCAAATTATGCTCCCCTGTACTACCATCCTCCTGGACTCTAGTTTTCCCCCTTCCCAACACACTGTATATACTGTTGCCCTGTTCATCTTAGCTgtggaccttgggcaagtcacctaacttagggtctcagtttcctcatctgctaaaTGAGGGGTGCTAGATTAGTGCTTTTGATACCGTGTTACTTAGAGCCCTGGAGTCCCTCAACAGTGCCTTGGGCCCTTGGGTGCCACTGAGCAGGTTGGGAGAAAGATGGGCCAGAGGCTGAGTTGGAAGACTTTTGTGTATCCACTGCAAACACAGCAGCCCTCTTAGAAATTATAGGCCTGTCTAAAATTTGGTTTGGAAAAAGAGTTCTGCTACTACAAAAAGTTGAAGTATCATTATACTTACATGATTTCTAAGGGCTCTTCTAGTTCCTCTAACTAGGAATTCTTAAAAATTGCCCATAGACAACAGGGATTCAATGTGATAATGTGTTGACGCCCAGAAACACAATaaacaattcatttttattattgtttttttcctaaccACTTTTTAATCCTGGCATCGTCTCAAAATAAGATGCAGTGCAATACTTAAAAGGACAATTCAAATATAGAATATGCACTCTGAAAATAACTGGCAACTCCCATAAAGATTGTCATTTTGAAAGCCATAGAAAAATGGTTTACAAAGGTCAGGACCAAATTcaaattctgcattttttttctcccaggcAACAGTAAATCTAGGTCTTAGTTCAAGGCAATGTGCAGAAACAAATTATCCTTAGTCTCACAATTACTGAGTTTCCAAGTCTCCCCTGCAGGTACTATCTTTCTTTTGGGATTCCTGGCCCAGGCTGCCCCTGAAAGCTCAGTTTACTGGAGTTATTACAGATGCCAGCCAAACCAAATAGGTAATTCGCCAGAGCCTCCCTTCCTCCGCAGCttcccgggggtgggggtgggggtggggggagcggcgggggggtggggggcgggttGCAAGGGGAGGtttattagaatcacctgggaagctttttcAACCTACACTCAGTCCCCACTCTCCTCTCCATCCTGCAAAGCACTGTTTTAGCTCGGGGCTTCCTTCTGTCCTACATAAAAGGTCCTCCCCACCTTTTTAAATCCCACAATTTAAGATTGATGGAGTAAAAACAATTGAACTTAGAAGACGCTGGCTTTGTCACAACTggttgggtaagtcacttaacctttctactctcagttttttcctctgctttttgaGGTCCCCTTCCAGCTTTGAAATTCTATGACTGCATATCATGTCTAAGAAGCTTTCTGAACTACTCTTAGCATAGAATGACTTGTCATTTCTTGGTTTTCCAACAGCTTGTACAATACAACATATCCCCTGATTTTATACTGTCCTATATTGCCCTCTAGTTGTTTTTACATGAAAATTTTTCTTCTCCACTATAGTTAGTTTAAAAGCTTATTTTCCAGGGCGGGCAGCATTTACTTAAATCCCCTAGGACTACTTGGGTTGCGTCTTAAGGTatcagtatatatttatattgattTGTTCAAAACAGTGATGTCCCTTCTTTCAAAGTCCtggaattatatttttacatCAGTGTTGTCCAGTAGAAGTAAAATGTGAACCACAAATGTGAGCCCAGtatgtaattttaagttttctagtaggcacattaaaaaagtaaaaagacatatgatattaattttaatatttaacccaatatatacaaaatattaacatttccaCATGAAATCTGtgtaaaaattgagatattttatattcttttttcgtaataagttttcaaaatctgatgtgtattttacatttatagcaCATCTCAGTTCAAAATAGCCACACTCATGTGTTCAGTAGCCCCATgcggctagtggctaccatattgaacagcGCAGTTCTGCATAATTGGACCGCTTTCCAAACCGATCGCTTATTTTCCTGTTCATATAATGACACAGAGCACTTAATAagtaccaggcactgggctagccAGAGGGGTGCAAAGATTACTCAGACTCATTCTGCTAAGGGAGTTAGATTTGTAAATCACTAGCTGTAATACAGTGTGGTCGGTGCTCTGCTggaaatacacagaaaatgaaaattttctgcgACATGGCGGGGAGAGAGGGGGGCGTCAAGGAAGGTTTCACAGAAGAAGTCACTTTAGAAAGCATGCTGGCTGTGGGGTGGACTCACTGGAGTTGCAGGTTACCAAGTGAGGGGCTCCAGAGAGCCCCAGGCCGAGAGGACAGGGCGTGGGGCCGGGAGTGGGAGGGGTGACGTCGGGGGGAAGAGGGCGGGCGAGGATTGGCTGGGAGGAGCGCGGAGCTCTAGCTGGTGGGGGGACGGAAGGCGGAGGGGGGCGCTCCTGGCGCTCGCGCGCCCAGACGTACGGAGCGAGGGAGCGGCGCGGCGGCCGGAGCCCCCGGCGGCTCTAGGGCGCTCCTCCCGAGGTAAGTTGCGCGCCCGCCCTCGCTCTGAATGCAGCCTCGGCCCCCGGGCCTCCGAGCCCAGGGAACTTCCCAGTCCGTGTCGGCGACGAGGAGCAAACCGTAAAATAGCGCCTCAggttttggttggttggttgccTTTCACAGATGCCTACTGCTTGCAATAGGCAGCCTGGTAAAATGCACCTATGGAAACGGTCGCCGGGGCGGCACACAGCCGCTTCCGGAAGTTCTTTGACGTTTTGGTAAAATGGAGCAACTGGACCAATGCGGCGCCCTTTCCGGTTTCGTTTGTTCTATCCCAGTTCTTTACCAAAGTTGCCGTTGTCCCCGGAAGTGAGGTCTTCCGGTTTCTTCCCTCCCCCATGATGGCTGCAGCAGAAGACGAGTTATTGCTGCCACGGCTCCCCGAGCTGTTTGAAAGCAGCAAGCAGCTTCTGGAGGAAGTGGAAGTAGCTACTGAACCCACCGGTTCCCGGCTAATCCAAGATAAGGTGTTCAAGGGACTGGATCTGCTTGAGAAGGCTGCCGAAATGTTGTCGCAGCTTGACTTGTTCAGGTATGGGGGAGAGGGTAATAAGAGCTGAGAACGAAGCTAATAACGGTTACCAAGGGTGGAGCCCTTGAGCCTGGGTGGAGGAAACTAGGACTAGGAattttccattcccacctccCCTTGCGATCTTGTGTACATTGTTTATATTCCGCGGTAATTGATATGCCACGACTCTGCTCCCTAGTGTCAGCTGTGTGCATAGGCGCTGGGTGTGAGCGCTCAGCCACTTTCATTGAAGAAAACCGGCCGCTGTTCCCCTGGCCCCGTTTGCTCCACTCCCACCCtagcccttccctcccccaggaAGCAAGGGGCGCAGTTTGAATGCCCAGCCGGGCTTCACAGCCTCCTGTTTGCTCTTTCCAGCCGAAATGACGATTTGGAAGAGATTGCTTCCACCGACCTGAAGTACCTGATGGTGCCAGCATTTCAAGGAGCACTCGGCATGAAACAAGTCAACCCCAGCAAGCGTCTAGAACATTTGCAGTGGGCTCGAGAACACTTTTTAAACTACTTAACTCAGTGCCAGTACTATCACGTGGCACAGTTTGAGCTGCCCAGAAACAAGAACAACTCAGCTGAAAATAATACTGCTAATTGCTCCATGGCCTATCCTAACCTCGTTGCTATGGCGTCTCAAAGACAGGCTAAAATAGAGAGGTGGGTCAATAGCTGATAATTTGAGGACTGCCCAATGGCAGTGTATTGGGGGGGCATGGTTTTTTTACTGGGGGAAACAATGGTGTATGTCACTCTTTTGGTTCTTATTGAGCATAGGCCCTGGTGACAGCAGACTCTCCTGAGTTTTTCAAGAAGCCTCTGCCTTTGTCGAGATGGTCACCTAACGGTCAGACCCCTACTACCTTATGGTTGCCAACAGCAGCAATGTAGTTTAGCATAGTGTTTCCCAGTCTTCCCCACCTTACAGCATAGCAATATTCATATGGTACCGTGGGGTGAATATCTCTGAAGGGCATAATATCTTGTAGGTCTAGTCCATTTGTGGTCCATTGATTGAGAAGCTTTGTTCTAACGGTTCTGGATCAGGTTGTAACATCCTCAACTAATCTTGGTCCTGGCACAGCTtcattgtgtgaccttgaacaagttgctTACcctcttagtttaaaaaaaaaaaaaacatttaatgagTGCTCACAGTAGGAAccgtgctaggcactggggatacaaacTGAGTATGGGTGTTTGTATGAGTATGGGTGGTCTCTGTCTGGTGAGGAAAAGAGGCATAGAAACAGTATCGATATAAAGTGATGTGTTACAGAGGGCTCTCCTGTGAGAGCAGACAGGAGGGGCGCCTGACcaaagagggagcaggagagagcagaggcTGCCTGGAAGACGTGACTACTGTGATGAGTTGTTTAAGGATAAATAGGAAGATTAtctagaggaagagaaaaggagggcaGTAGCCAGCAGAGATAATAGTGTTAGTAAAGCTACAGGGGCGTTAAAGAACACAGTGCTGGAGTGGGGATGTGTGGGTGGGGAGCAACTGTAAGCAATTAGGTGATGCTAGAACACAAAGGAGGTGGTGGACAGGGGGAAGGAATGATGCTGAGGAGTGTCGTAGGGGCCAGACCGAGGAGAGCCTGTGGTGTGAGGAATGTGAAGGAACAACCTTGTTGCTAAGAACTTGGGAAGGGGTTTCAATCCCAGTTCCACCATTTAACACTCTGACTTTGGATCAGTTGCTTAATCTCTCAGTGCCTTAATTTCCCCAGCTTTAAAATTGTATAGTAATAGGCCCTTCCTCTTAAAGtagttttgaagattaaaagagaaatacataaaaagcacttagcacagtgtctgatgCAGTAAGCACTCGAAGTCAGCTATTGTTATATCTCTGTAGCTGAGTACAGGTTGTGGAGTCAGACCGGGGTTTGAGATCCAGCTTTCTTTTAAACCATTGGACTTTGGGTAACTTATTTAACCTATCTGAACCTCAGGTTTCCTCATATGTGAAATCTAATAATGGTACCTGTCTCATAGGGTTAAGAAGCAAATAAGATAAAGCACATAAAACAgctagcacagtatctggcacatagtaaatattctaTAAGTGTTGCCTGCTATTAGGCCATGCTAAAGAGCTTAAGCTTTGCTTGGTGATTGGGATCCACTggagttttttcctttaaagagtaGATGGTCGTATTTGCGTTTTAACCAGCATACTCTGGCTGCAGTTAGGAAGCAATGAGAGGGGGAAGATTAGATCCAGTTAGGTCATAGAGGTGGTGAGGCCTCACTAAGGCAGTGGCAGAAGGGATAGGAGGCATATATTTATTTAGGAGGGTTGAACCTGCAGAAAACCTGGCGATCAactggtggtgggaggtggggtagAAGGAAGCAGCAAGGAAGATGTCATGTTTCTGACTTAGGTGGATGGCTGTGGAACTCATTAAGATGGGGACTAGAGGAAGAACAACAAATCAGGGAAGAGTATGAATTCCTTATTGAGACATGTTGCGTTTAAGGTGCTTAGGAGACATCCAGGTAGAGGTGTCAGTGTGAAGCTCAGAAGAGAGGCCTGGTCTGGAGAGCTGaatattgattcattcatttaacaaatgtttattgagcctttcttgtgtgccaggaactgttctaggtaaTGGAGAACCGGCCAAGCCcatgccctcatggagcttttATTTTGGTGGAGGAGACCAACAATAAGCTAGTAAATAGTAATGTAATTTCAGGTGGTGAGGGCTGTAAAGAATTAATAAGTGTGGTTAGGGGCTAGTGAGTGACAGTGAATGATTTTTGAGGAAATGGGGGTAGACTGATATGAAGTGGAGTTCAGCATCATGTCCTTTGTAAGAAGGTGAGGGCAACCCACTGGCATATAACAGGTAGTTTAAACAGTGAGTTTGGTTtccaaataattataatataccaaaaaaaaaaaaagaagggaaactgTAAATGCCATAGAGATACAAACAGTGTTGTGGAGAAAGACCAGGCAGTGATCACATCTGGTTGGAGGGGTGAGGAAACGGTTTCAGAACGTAATGACATTTGAGATGAGCCTTGAAGGATGtaaatttctattctgaaaataGAAATTACACATCTTCCAATGTAAAGGTAATAATACTCATTGTAGAAAGTTGGAagaacagaatattttttaaattaacaataaGCCTTAATCCTAGCACTCAGAGATGATCTGTGTTAACTTCCTGACGTATTTCCTTCCAGATACATAGTTATTTTAGTTAATAAATTTGGAGTAACACTGAAatttagtttttatcttttttttttagcctaaTATTCTATGTGAGCATTTCCCCATGTGTTTTGAAACCATGATATTTAAGGGTTACATAATATTCCATCCTATATTTGTACCATACTTATTTAAATTAATCTTTTATTGTCGGGTACTTAAACTAATTCtgggttatttttgtttctttgtttttgccatGCTAAGTAATAATCCGAGCAGACACCTTTAATGGAATCTGTAACTCTTTCCCTAGGATGGATTCTAGAAAGACCAGTGACTAGATCAAAGGGTTTGAATATTTTTGGATTCTTGATGGTAACAATATTGCTTTCCACAATAACAAAGTTTCAGAGTATGTCCTGCTGCGCTGGTCTTGGAAGGTAACACTTAGAAAATCCAATTGAGCAAACAGAAAAAGTTATCTTATTGTTTTGATCTTATTTCTTTGGCTAGAAAGCTTGAtctttgagctttttttttaaatgcctggcAGATGAGGTATCAAAATTGTCTTTTTGCTAATGGCTCCCACGTTTATATCACTAACCCGGACCTCTCCTGACCTTCAGACTCATACTTTCAAAACCCTACATGGATATTTCACAGACATCTCAACCTTAACATGCCCTAATTGAACCCTTGGCTTTTTGGCTCCCTAGTTGCACCCCTAAATCCAAGTCTTCACCGTCTCAGTAAGTGCACCACCATTCACCCAGGTGTTTCAGCCAGAAACCCAGGAGTTCACTTCACTTCCTGCCTGCGGGATCTCCACAGCCAGTCCATCAGCAAGGCCTGTCAATTCGGGCTACACAATGTATTTTATGtcattctgtttctctctttctttactgTCATACTTTAGGCCACTAGCATCTCTCACCTGAAATAGCCAAACCACTAACTATAAGGCCCTGTGGGATCTCTGGCTCATGCCTCTCTTCAATCTCATCATGTATCATACTCCCCTTTCTCACTAGACTCCAGCCAGAATGGCCGCCTTTCAGTTCTTTGAACAGAGCCAGCTCCTTCCTTCTACAGAGTCTTTGtacattttctctttgcttgGAATACTGTTCATTTATCTGTCTTTCTGGGCTTTGTCTTTCTTGCCTGCTAGAATGTgtactccatgagggcaggagtCATTTCTTTCTTGACCACTGTGGTATGCCTAGCACAGGCCTGACATACAgaaggtgctcaagaaatattgttGACCAGCAGGAGAAACAACGTGAGCAGAAGCCCAAGGCAGGGTAGTGTGAGGTATGCACAGGGAATGGGGCATAGTCTGGTTTGGCAGACGCTACGAGCAGTATGGTCAGAGGTCTGCAGAAGGAAGTGATGTGTATAGAATATtgatggggaagagagaggcagaaagacaAGCTAACGTGTTATAATACTACTTCAACTAGGAAGGagtgagaaaaatgaagttaCAACTGTCAGAGGTATTACTTTTGCAAGAAGCACTTAtatgattagaaaataaattgttCAAATCCTTATTTACTTTCTGTAAGTTCTCCCTCCCACGATTTTACATACCGAGGCCATCCTGCATAAAACACCTAAATGTTATGTCCTCTCTTTCTCAAAACCTGTTTCTTCACATATCTTCTCTACTCTTAATTCCCATCTTTGAGGAGTGACTGTAAGTCTGGTTGATTAACTgtatctgcattctttcttttttttttttaagattggcacctgggctaacaactgttgccaatcttccttcccccccccccccccaaagattggcacctgggctaacaactgttgctaatctttttttttcctgcttttatctccccaaaccccccctgtacacagttgtatatcttagttgcacgtccttctagttgtgggctgtgggacgccacctcaaagtggcctgacgagcagtgccatgtccgcacccaggatccgaaccctgggccaccgcagcaaagcacgcgaacttaaccgctcggccgcGGAGCCAGCCCCCTACATCTGCATTCTTTcgacagaaatagaaaagtagaAGCTGGATAAGTGGTGAGTCTAGTTTTAGATTTACTGAATTAAAGTCCTAAGGTgacaactggacagccatgtcCGTAGATCCATGGAAATGTGTAACTAAAACTTGTGAGGCTGTTTTGTGGCTAGCTCCTAAAATTTAGGAGCCTTGGTGTGGATAGTTTGCCAAGAAAACACATGTAGAGAGGAAAAAGCCAAGGAAAAACCATTGGGGCAAGTTAAGggacaaggaggaggaaggaaagagcaatTCTAGGTAAGAGACTCAACAAGATACAGGTAGAAGTACTTACAGAAGCCTGGGGAAGTAAGAGAGCAAATGTCATGTCCTCTTCGAAGCTCCTCCTACCTATATTCCCTCCCAGATACTGTAGCACTTAGATTATGTTACTTTTCACAGCATAGCTCTCTGTCATTCTCTAGACTTGGAACTCCTAAAGGTTAGAGACCCTGACTAATTGTGTACTTAGTATCCTAATTGTATCATTGTATCTTTGGTGCCCAACCTGGTAACTGAATCATAGTATGTGCTTGCAGTGTCTTTGGGAGGGGCAGATAGAGTGGACGTCAGAAAGACGGAAGCCATATAATGTAGCAGAAAAAGCCTGGActtgggagtcagacagacctgggatGACCAATCCGATTACTACTACTCAATAGATAGGGCATCATCTAACCCCTCCTAGCCTCGATTTTCTCATCACCTAACAATATTTGTATCATGTTGCTGCTTACAGAGCACTTTCATGTGTATTGTTCCATTtgatcctctttttttttttctttttcttgttttttttttcctggtttttttttttttttttttgaggaagattagccctgagctaactgctgccaatcctcctctttttgctgaggaagactggccctgagctaacatccatgcccatcttcctctactttacatgtgggacacctaccacagcatggcttgccaagcggtgccatgtccgcacccgggatccgaaccggcaaacccgggccacagagaagcggaacgtgcgcacttaaccgctgtaccaccaggccagcccctccatttgATCCTCTTAACCCCATAGAGCAgatatcattatccccattttagagataaggaaatgaGCCCTGAGAATTGACTTGTCCAAAgttacatagctagtaagtgaccGGGCTAGGATTTAATGAAGGTCTTCAAATTCCCAGTTCTAGTGCTGTTTCCACTagagcacagaagagaaaatagtggttatttgaaaagatagaaCATAGATTGAGGGAAGGTGTTTCCAGGATAGGGGAAAGGCACCAGTAGACTGAAAAATTGTAACTGCTAATGACAGGGAAGACGATTGGGAGAGCGAGGCCTGGAAGATTGTGGGTGGGGGCAGGATCGATAGCAAAAGTGGAATGGTAAAGACATTGCCTTGCTGAAGACAGCACTAGCTCCTTCAAGACAAGAGGAAAGGGGGAAAGGTGAAGCTACAGAGATTTTAaggtaaagaagaaaattgaattcTTCATTGGCTGGTCATCTGGTGAGTGTGATTGTGGCCTGGAATCCACAAAAGATGGACAAAAGGATAACTGAGCAAGAGTGATCACTCAGGCCAAGTTTGCTAGTATGAATTTGTAGTTGACTCATTTGACACAGATTTGTAATTTGTTAGTTCTCTTCAGCACTTTGGGAACAGAAAAAGGGAATGGTGGGAGTTGCCCAGAGTCAGCAGGGTGACAGGCATTGGGGATCATAGGGTGATAGGGAGTGTTTCCACATAGTGGCTCACCACTGGAAATCGAGAACAGTGATGAAAGTCTAGGACAGTGGGTTTTAATCTGTTCATTGGAGCCCTAAGATTCTACCGCAGTGCCTAAGGGAGATGTTGGGAGCCCTCCTTTGACTTAACCGAAGCagattttatctgtttattaCTTATTGGAGTCCAAGTAAGCTCTCAGAAGAAGAAAAGTTTCTTCTGCTAAGACAAAAaggttttattaatctttttttgagattttatttttttcctttttctccccaatgccccccagtacctagttgtatattttagttgtgggtccttctagttgtggcatgtgggacgccacctcagcatggcctgatgagcggtgccatgtccgcacccgggatttgaactggccaaaccctgggctgctgaagtggagcacgtgaacttaaccacccggccatggggccggccccaaccaaaaggttttaaaacaggAGTTGAGGAGCTAAAAGTCCTAAAGATGACAAGGAGCAAAGTCATAGGAGTAAAGAAGTAGAGAAGACGGGAAGACCAGAGAGTGCAGTGAGACCAGACCCTTGCAGGGAACGGGAAAGGAAGTGCAAGAACCTCAGTCAAAGGACCAGTAGACTAACCCAGAATTTACCCTGGATTATATGCATTCTGAGACCCTAGTAAGTTTTTTTCCTGACTTAGGTACATCCAGGAAAGAGGGTGGGGATAGGAGTGGGACTAGAATTAAATGTTGCCAAGTGATATCTGGAGTAGCCTCCATGAACTGGGAATTAGCCTTTGTAGTGTTTTACTCAGAATGCTACCTATGATGATACTGTGACAGctgtttgtaacattatataaagtaCCCGCTTGTTGTGTAAAAGGAGCAGAGGAGCCTAAAAGTTTTTGTAATAAAGAATGTttccagagcagtggttcttgaCTTTTTGCAGGTCACGGACCTTGTTGATAATTTGATAAAAACTACGAAACCTCTTCCCAgcgaagaaaaaaaaaaaaaagcatccatGTGGAATTCTGTATAAAATTTCAGGGATTTCAACGAccaccccctcacacacacctgGCTCCAAACTCTGCCCATGGACCTCAGGTTAAGAACTTCAGGTTTGGGCGAACACCTGCAGAGGGACATCTGATTCTGGACGTCCAGAGTGGAGTTCCAGATGCAGATATTTCAAGACACTTCTCTTGGGAATCGTGGCATTTTTTCTTggctcctctctttccctcaagCTCTTACATCCAATAAATTAGCAGCTtctgtcttttatattttaagtacaTCCACATCTCACCATCTCCCTATTTCAAGtcaccatctctcacctggcTTGTGGTAATATCCTTTTGATTGGTTTCCCAGCTTCCACCTTGCCTCCCAGCCCTCACAGTCTACggtccacacagcagccagagtggccCATGTGAAAACAAGTTTTCATGTCAGCCTATTCACGTCATGTATTCTATTCAAAAGCCTCCAGTGGCTTTCCTGTCTCACTCAAAATATGGCATTTGATATTTTGGGTCTTATGGCCTCCAGGGTTCTATAAATTATGGCTCTGGCTATCTCCTGGACCTCATTTCCTATCATTCTTCTTTACTCCATGTCAGTCACACTGACCTCCTTGCTATTTCTCAAACATGTCAAGCCAGGCACTCTCTCACCCCAGGACCTTCGTATTTGCTTTCCCCCCTCAGAACACTGTTCCAGATATTGGCATGACTTGCTTCCTTATTTCCTTGAAGTCTTtgcccaaatgtcacctcttGCTGATCACTTGTATCTCATAGCACCCTTACTTTTGCGCCATCACTCTATCCACTTACCTTGCCTTTTGCTGCTTCTTAGCACTTATCACCACCTGactcatcatctatttcttttgcttctccCACTAGAATGAAAGCTTCAGGAGAGCAAGGGCTTTCTTGTATACACTGCCGTGTCTCCAgcactgagaacagtgcctgtcatgcaataggtactcagtaaatatctttCAAATGAATGATGGATGACATAGAATGCATCCTGAAAAAGGCAGGCAGGATGGTTATAACTCTTTAAATTATATTAGGATGAGTCAGAAGAGCTGGG
It encodes:
- the IGBP1 gene encoding immunoglobulin-binding protein 1 isoform X2, which codes for METVAGAAHSRFRKFFDVLVKWSNWTNAAPFPVSFVLSQFFTKVAVVPGSEVFRFLPSPMMAAAEDELLLPRLPELFESSKQLLEEVEVATEPTGSRLIQDKVFKGLDLLEKAAEMLSQLDLFSRNDDLEEIASTDLKYLMVPAFQGALGMKQVNPSKRLEHLQWAREHFLNYLTQCQYYHVAQFELPRNKNNSAENNTANCSMAYPNLVAMASQRQAKIERYKQKKEVEHRLSTLKSAVESGQADDERVREYYLLHLRRWIGISLEEIESIDQEIKILKEKDSSKEASTSHSSLQDRPPRKPFILTRNVTQAKVFGAGYPSLATMTVNDWYEQHRRYGALPDRGIAQTTPGVLARGGGVTIKRIVAAVMIDSSN
- the IGBP1 gene encoding immunoglobulin-binding protein 1 isoform X1, with translation METVAGAAHSRFRKFFDVLVKWSNWTNAAPFPVSFVLSQFFTKVAVVPGSEVFRFLPSPMMAAAEDELLLPRLPELFESSKQLLEEVEVATEPTGSRLIQDKVFKGLDLLEKAAEMLSQLDLFSRNDDLEEIASTDLKYLMVPAFQGALGMKQVNPSKRLEHLQWAREHFLNYLTQCQYYHVAQFELPRNKNNSAENNTANCSMAYPNLVAMASQRQAKIERYKQKKEVEHRLSTLKSAVESGQADDERVREYYLLHLRRWIGISLEEIESIDQEIKILKEKDSSKEASTSHSSLQDRPPRKPFILTRNVTQAKVFGAGYPSLATMTVNDWYEQHRRYGALPDRGIAQTTPAFKRAAQHQKDQEQKEEEDDDGTLYRAREWDDWKDTHPRGYGNRQNMG